In Planctomycetaceae bacterium, a single window of DNA contains:
- a CDS encoding FtsX-like permease family protein yields the protein MYDIILPLKLFKSNKLTILAVLAVAVSVFTVIVVMTVMNGLTVDFINQNHRFYSDCIISTDSLVGFADYNEFATLLRSQDYVESATPVINSFGLVLLENTGRSGPMTLMGIDVDHHFKTTGFADSLYYRKDKLPLAFVPTYNDELPGCIVGIDLIENRDEWGNYQLWPATPRRTFNITCFPLSPKGTLVKTGTSISANTKTYHQSDNSNTGLAKVDGTTVYLPFDELQTLNGMDMQIKRTSAIFIKFKHGHNTEKSVEKTAALWKSFTGFATDPTAINLSKNVNVQDFKSYKRETIAPMEKERAMMLMLFLMVGLITVFIIFVIFYMIIGRKNKDIGILKSIGASRFGITLVFLRYAVLIGIVGSAIGTAAGLVFLDYVNDLEGWLFYKFGFQLWNREIYAIGDIPNHTGVALPVAVAAAAIIACLLGAALPTIKAARQNCVDILRVNNI from the coding sequence ATGTACGATATAATATTGCCATTAAAATTATTCAAGAGTAACAAGCTGACCATCCTCGCGGTGCTGGCGGTCGCGGTGAGTGTGTTTACCGTCATCGTCGTTATGACCGTGATGAACGGCCTGACCGTAGATTTTATAAATCAGAATCACCGCTTCTATTCAGACTGCATTATCTCGACCGATTCGCTTGTGGGCTTTGCGGATTATAACGAATTTGCAACTCTGCTGCGTTCGCAGGATTATGTCGAAAGCGCAACGCCTGTGATTAATTCATTCGGCCTGGTACTATTAGAAAACACAGGACGCAGCGGCCCGATGACTCTTATGGGAATCGACGTTGACCATCATTTCAAAACAACCGGCTTTGCCGATAGTTTATATTATCGCAAGGACAAGTTGCCGCTTGCGTTTGTGCCTACTTATAATGATGAACTGCCCGGCTGCATCGTGGGAATCGACCTGATTGAAAACAGAGATGAATGGGGCAATTACCAGTTATGGCCAGCAACGCCCAGACGCACTTTCAACATCACCTGCTTCCCGCTTTCTCCAAAGGGAACGCTTGTAAAAACCGGAACTTCGATTTCCGCAAATACTAAAACTTATCATCAAAGCGACAACTCGAACACCGGCCTTGCGAAAGTTGACGGCACAACGGTATATCTGCCGTTCGATGAACTGCAAACGCTCAACGGTATGGATATGCAAATAAAAAGAACCTCGGCAATATTTATAAAATTTAAACACGGACATAACACCGAAAAATCCGTCGAAAAAACAGCCGCGTTGTGGAAATCTTTTACAGGCTTTGCGACAGACCCGACGGCTATTAATCTTTCCAAGAATGTAAACGTTCAGGATTTCAAAAGCTACAAACGTGAGACCATCGCGCCAATGGAAAAGGAACGCGCAATGATGCTTATGCTCTTCCTGATGGTCGGACTGATTACGGTCTTTATTATTTTTGTGATTTTCTATATGATAATCGGCAGAAAGAACAAAGACATCGGAATATTGAAAAGCATCGGCGCTTCCCGATTCGGCATAACGCTGGTATTCTTGCGATACGCGGTGCTGATAGGAATTGTCGGCTCGGCAATCGGAACGGCAGCGGGACTTGTTTTTCTCGATTACGTTAATGACCTTGAAGGCTGGCTGTTCTACAAATTCGGTTTCCAGTTGTGGAATCGTGAGATTTACGCGATTGGCGATATACCGAATCACACGGGCGTTGCGCTTCCGGTCGCTGTGGCCGCGGCGGCAATTATCGCCTGTCTGCTTGGCGCAGCACTGCCGACAATAAAAGCAGCAAGACAAAATTGTGTAGATATTTTACGAGTGAATAATATATGA
- the lysS gene encoding lysine--tRNA ligase, with protein sequence MTEQQDTGSPQNEAGKFEQQRNEKLSKIKQLGVDPYGGRFDNAESTEAIRKKFDEKIQPPQRAICAGRIVLLRDIGKLIFITLRDSGGIIQIGLSKKHLENHWPVIKLVELGDIVGVEGQLGLTKTGELTIWVENFTLLTKSVLQPPEKFHGLSDTELRYRQRYVDLWANPEVMQRFKTRLDMVSTIRKFLGERGFMEVETPMMQTIAGGAAAKPFITHHNALDIDLYLRIAPELFLKRLLVGGMEKVFEINRNFRNEGLSPRHNPEFTMMEIYQAYADYNIMMELTESLVSTLIEKHCGSTKIKFGDYEIDFTRPWKRAPYAELVKQYCGCDINDIAEVRKKAKAAGMDESKMDDEVVVNKLFEEKVEANLVNPTFVIDYPGKLCPLTKRSKTNPELAERFELYAGCIELANAYTELNDPAVQLENFSSQVKGAGEDEDTFRSLDEDFITALKYGMPPAGGLGIGIDRLVMLLTGTTNIRDVILFPLLKPEKI encoded by the coding sequence ATGACAGAGCAACAGGACACAGGCTCGCCGCAAAACGAAGCGGGCAAATTTGAACAGCAGCGTAACGAAAAACTTTCGAAAATCAAACAACTCGGCGTTGACCCTTATGGCGGCCGGTTTGATAACGCAGAATCGACAGAAGCGATACGTAAAAAATTCGATGAAAAAATTCAGCCGCCGCAGAGAGCTATCTGCGCGGGCAGAATAGTTCTGCTGCGAGACATCGGCAAACTGATTTTCATTACGCTCCGCGACAGCGGTGGAATTATCCAAATCGGATTGAGCAAAAAACATCTCGAAAACCACTGGCCGGTCATTAAGCTGGTCGAACTGGGCGACATTGTCGGCGTCGAAGGACAGCTTGGTCTTACAAAGACAGGCGAGCTTACAATCTGGGTTGAGAATTTCACGCTGCTTACAAAATCGGTTCTTCAGCCGCCGGAGAAATTCCACGGCCTGTCAGATACCGAATTACGTTATCGTCAGCGATACGTTGACCTCTGGGCAAATCCGGAAGTTATGCAGCGATTCAAAACGCGGCTCGATATGGTATCGACAATCAGAAAATTCCTCGGCGAAAGAGGATTTATGGAAGTTGAAACGCCTATGATGCAGACCATCGCAGGCGGTGCAGCGGCAAAACCATTCATTACTCATCACAACGCTTTGGATATCGATTTGTATCTGCGAATCGCGCCGGAACTGTTCCTGAAAAGACTGCTCGTGGGCGGAATGGAAAAAGTTTTCGAGATTAACCGTAATTTCAGAAACGAGGGCTTAAGCCCTCGCCATAATCCTGAATTTACGATGATGGAAATTTATCAGGCGTATGCCGATTATAATATTATGATGGAACTGACAGAATCGCTGGTTTCCACGCTGATTGAAAAGCACTGCGGAAGCACAAAAATAAAATTCGGCGATTATGAAATTGATTTTACAAGGCCGTGGAAACGCGCACCTTACGCCGAATTAGTCAAACAATACTGCGGCTGCGACATAAACGATATTGCCGAGGTACGCAAAAAAGCGAAAGCCGCCGGTATGGACGAGTCGAAAATGGATGATGAAGTCGTCGTAAACAAACTTTTCGAAGAAAAAGTCGAGGCAAATCTTGTCAATCCGACTTTCGTAATTGATTATCCCGGCAAACTGTGTCCGCTGACAAAGCGAAGCAAAACAAATCCGGAACTTGCCGAGCGATTCGAGCTTTACGCAGGCTGTATTGAGCTTGCCAACGCATATACCGAGCTTAACGACCCTGCGGTTCAATTGGAAAATTTCTCCTCGCAGGTAAAAGGCGCAGGCGAAGACGAAGATACCTTCCGCAGTCTCGATGAGGATTTCATCACGGCATTGAAATACGGTATGCCCCCTGCCGGCGGTTTGGGTATCGGCATCGACAGACTTGTTATGCTTTTGACAGGAACGACTAATATCAGAGACGTAATTCTGTTCCCACTACTGAAGCCGGAGAAAATTTAA
- a CDS encoding S41 family peptidase, whose translation MKKIISLVFVLQILFCTSFAYSSETATADSTFSVKSAVQQICDGNFAAAEQIIKKPDANNPASQQILGVIAEYNKLQKTMEDAREKAYQEQLEQLKKFKDAPETNEPNLLEVFPVILKARDFANEKEKASVLEMPYVKETIEKAKKAAAEYEAKGNYINSLIYCYSWLAALYDEDKTYENKREQLEDKAVIRGSMQDSPCESTKDRYEKITPEIFSRTLDMLEYGYVAPFKYNDMAEKAFKRMNSMAEVLSTSTYVETPAESNSTAKKDENAISFSFDKDGIQGFVAGINALQKEYSSEDVSSMSKDQYVKLFKRMLALNLSTIKLPQQIVIWHIGDASLSALDPHTTIIWPKQVEDFEKSMTNEFTGIGVEISKQDGQLKAVSLVPGAPAYHSGIDAGDIIEAVNGESTKDMTITCAVSKITGPAGTKVTLTVRRPDSEKSREITITRARIIVPTIRGWSRDNNGSWLYFVDDKEKIGYVRITQFSATTASDLNNAITKLESEGLKALILDLRFNTGGYLQSAADITDLFVEKGVMVSTQPRVGLPTWETAEKKGTHPNYPLVILINSSSASASEIVSGALSDKAFKRATLVGEQSYGKGSVQTISEYPGGGSQLKYTMAYYHLPSGQRVNDRWAQQKQNKKDWGVMPHIKVEMTGDEMKKMLEMERDNDVLAAADHNDNGTKLKRHDLQETLTSDYQLQIAILAAKAKIIESGLKE comes from the coding sequence ATGAAAAAAATTATCTCTCTGGTCTTCGTACTCCAAATACTGTTCTGCACTTCTTTTGCTTATTCATCAGAAACGGCAACTGCCGATTCCACATTTTCGGTTAAATCCGCAGTGCAGCAAATCTGCGACGGCAATTTCGCCGCGGCAGAGCAAATTATAAAGAAACCTGATGCCAACAACCCGGCATCGCAGCAGATACTCGGCGTAATCGCCGAATACAATAAACTCCAGAAGACAATGGAAGACGCGAGGGAAAAAGCGTATCAGGAACAGCTTGAGCAGCTCAAGAAATTCAAAGACGCTCCGGAAACAAACGAGCCGAATCTGCTGGAAGTTTTCCCTGTGATTTTAAAGGCACGCGATTTCGCGAACGAAAAAGAAAAGGCATCGGTACTCGAAATGCCTTATGTGAAAGAGACTATTGAAAAGGCGAAAAAGGCCGCAGCCGAATATGAAGCCAAAGGCAATTATATCAATTCTCTTATTTACTGTTATAGCTGGCTGGCCGCGCTTTATGACGAAGACAAAACTTATGAAAACAAAAGAGAGCAGCTTGAGGACAAAGCTGTTATAAGAGGCTCGATGCAGGACAGTCCCTGCGAATCGACAAAAGACAGATATGAAAAAATCACGCCGGAGATTTTCTCACGAACCCTTGATATGCTCGAGTATGGATACGTCGCGCCGTTCAAATATAACGATATGGCCGAAAAAGCGTTCAAGAGAATGAACTCCATGGCGGAAGTCTTGAGCACAAGCACTTATGTCGAAACGCCGGCCGAATCGAATTCAACCGCCAAAAAAGACGAAAACGCGATAAGCTTCAGTTTTGACAAGGACGGCATACAGGGTTTCGTCGCCGGCATTAACGCATTGCAGAAAGAATACTCATCCGAAGATGTGTCGAGTATGAGCAAAGACCAGTATGTAAAACTCTTTAAAAGAATGCTTGCTCTCAATTTATCGACAATAAAACTGCCGCAGCAAATTGTTATCTGGCACATCGGCGACGCATCGCTAAGTGCGCTCGACCCACACACAACAATTATTTGGCCAAAGCAGGTCGAAGATTTTGAAAAAAGTATGACCAACGAATTCACCGGCATCGGCGTTGAGATTTCCAAACAGGACGGCCAGCTAAAAGCCGTCAGTCTCGTGCCCGGCGCGCCGGCTTATCATTCCGGCATTGACGCAGGCGATATAATCGAAGCCGTTAACGGCGAAAGCACAAAAGATATGACAATCACCTGCGCCGTGAGCAAAATTACAGGCCCTGCCGGCACAAAAGTAACGCTCACTGTTCGCAGACCAGATTCTGAAAAATCAAGAGAGATTACAATCACAAGAGCACGAATCATTGTGCCGACAATCCGCGGATGGTCCAGAGACAATAACGGCAGTTGGCTGTACTTCGTGGACGACAAGGAAAAAATCGGCTACGTCAGAATTACACAATTTTCCGCTACGACAGCATCCGACCTGAACAACGCAATTACAAAACTCGAAAGCGAAGGTTTGAAAGCCCTGATTTTGGATTTGAGATTCAACACCGGCGGTTACCTGCAAAGCGCTGCGGACATTACAGACCTGTTCGTTGAAAAAGGCGTAATGGTAAGCACACAGCCGCGAGTCGGACTGCCCACGTGGGAAACAGCGGAGAAAAAAGGAACGCATCCGAATTATCCGCTGGTGATATTGATTAACTCAAGCTCGGCAAGCGCATCTGAAATCGTATCGGGCGCACTTTCCGACAAGGCATTTAAACGCGCCACACTCGTCGGCGAACAAAGCTACGGAAAAGGCAGCGTGCAGACCATTTCCGAATATCCCGGCGGCGGCTCACAGCTTAAATACACAATGGCATATTATCATCTGCCGTCCGGCCAGCGAGTAAACGACCGCTGGGCACAGCAAAAGCAAAACAAAAAAGACTGGGGCGTTATGCCGCATATCAAAGTAGAAATGACCGGCGATGAAATGAAAAAAATGCTCGAGATGGAACGCGATAACGACGTTCTGGCTGCGGCAGACCATAATGACAATGGCACTAAACTAAAAAGGCACGACCTGCAGGAAACACTAACAAGCGATTATCAGCTCCAGATTGCAATTCTTGCGGCAAAAGCAAAAATTATTGAATCAGGACTAAAAGAATGA
- a CDS encoding LPS-assembly protein LptD, protein MHKRIIGIIFILMSLITGEGFCEISSSQAKYFGAEDLNIRGRSMTDFQTSDNEQILVFDKGFEFTLGDNHLKSDKSVVWLNTITREHLGQQITEYRLTIYLQDKVSMNQGKSSKMSGVETENQIVEGAESLVAKFTVTGEVFITADNRITEDPRTSELYHNAQIATGQIKIEPPQEEEETQVADAQTGDSNTVQEKSKKTSAGNAPKLNIFGGNKTAAVAAEEETSKKAKKEKKKVQRTAKRSWFAAKPKVAEPNVIPPKPKVKISYPVNISSATEKPIVFNNENLPDGTGIASIMNRFYLWQKQNENGITLELMGDSAVIFYAKKTEEPNTTSNDLPENNSIKGIYLYGDVIMTEGSRTIRAAEAYYDFVKKQALMIKPVITIYDPQRGIPVYIRAEKIRQVSETQFAGENVTMTNSEFYVPQISATASKVFITDTTTVDQAAGKLDSHSYDAVMENVKMKMNDKTVFWWPRLRGNAESSDLPLKRIQFSNDNSFGTSIETEWYLARVLGVKEPRGVESTMMLDTYSKRGTGVGADINYKKENYFGDINGYIINDKGEDDLGRNRKNIEPDQTMRGMFNFQHRHFLPEHWQLTLESSYMSDEHFLEAFRREDYFEGRGRETSVHLKWIKDNQAFAVLGRWRINKWADQLEDLPSAQYHLTGQSLWDDKLTLYNDSMLGRFRQRVGENHNFYLKDEYYTFGYNRTEIDFPLQYKKGSIVPFVAGTYGYDDRSGFSQDATAGTGPNGEENVFIGEAGLRTSTQFWKQYKYDSKFWDVHGLRHIVKPYATASVFAENSNYVEQRDVVTLGVLQRWQTKRGQGDKQRLIDWMRLNLEYTKVSDPSDDRRADRSLWNNPFVPLSTLVAPGIYNSDLGNNYRTFEVFGPQRDSVNGDYIWRISDTTAILSDFNWDVADSEIEQFNIGLSRMVWPNLSLYVGTRYMRSVQTNYDGDDRKGSNAFTFAATYKLTPRYTLAFAHQYDFERNGLIATQVSLIRRYNRLYYALSYGVDESLDRRTITLTIWPEGVGELAAGKKNMLGLESPAERNY, encoded by the coding sequence ATGCATAAACGGATTATTGGCATCATATTCATATTAATGTCCTTGATAACTGGCGAGGGATTTTGTGAAATCAGCTCCTCACAGGCAAAGTATTTCGGTGCCGAAGACCTCAACATCCGCGGCCGATCAATGACAGACTTCCAAACATCCGACAATGAACAAATCCTTGTTTTCGATAAAGGTTTTGAATTTACACTCGGCGATAACCACCTCAAAAGCGACAAATCCGTCGTTTGGCTGAACACAATCACAAGAGAACATCTGGGACAGCAAATCACCGAATACAGACTGACTATCTATTTGCAGGACAAAGTCAGTATGAATCAGGGCAAAAGCTCCAAGATGTCCGGCGTTGAAACGGAAAATCAGATAGTCGAAGGAGCCGAGTCGCTGGTCGCAAAATTCACCGTAACCGGAGAAGTTTTCATAACCGCTGACAATCGCATAACCGAAGACCCGCGAACAAGCGAGTTGTACCATAACGCACAAATCGCGACAGGCCAAATTAAAATAGAACCTCCGCAGGAAGAGGAAGAAACACAAGTCGCAGACGCTCAAACAGGCGATTCAAATACAGTACAGGAAAAATCTAAAAAAACATCCGCCGGCAATGCTCCGAAACTTAATATTTTCGGCGGAAATAAAACGGCCGCGGTCGCTGCCGAAGAAGAAACTTCCAAGAAGGCAAAAAAAGAAAAGAAAAAAGTTCAGCGGACGGCAAAACGCTCATGGTTCGCAGCCAAACCAAAAGTCGCTGAACCAAACGTAATACCGCCAAAGCCGAAAGTTAAAATCAGCTATCCTGTTAATATCAGCAGCGCAACAGAAAAGCCGATTGTGTTCAACAATGAAAATCTTCCGGACGGTACAGGCATCGCGTCTATTATGAACAGATTCTACCTGTGGCAAAAACAGAACGAAAACGGAATAACGCTCGAACTCATGGGCGACAGCGCCGTAATTTTCTACGCGAAGAAAACAGAAGAACCAAACACAACATCAAACGACCTGCCGGAAAACAACAGCATCAAAGGCATATATTTATACGGCGATGTTATAATGACCGAAGGCAGCAGAACAATTCGAGCCGCCGAGGCCTATTACGATTTCGTGAAAAAGCAGGCGCTGATGATAAAACCTGTAATAACCATTTATGACCCGCAGCGAGGCATTCCTGTTTATATACGAGCGGAGAAAATCAGGCAGGTATCGGAAACTCAATTCGCAGGCGAAAATGTTACGATGACCAACAGCGAATTTTACGTACCGCAGATCTCCGCGACGGCTTCAAAGGTGTTCATCACCGACACAACAACCGTTGACCAGGCGGCCGGCAAATTAGACAGCCATAGTTACGACGCCGTGATGGAAAACGTAAAAATGAAAATGAATGACAAAACAGTATTCTGGTGGCCGAGACTGCGAGGCAATGCCGAAAGTTCTGACCTTCCGCTTAAAAGAATTCAATTCAGCAATGACAACTCATTCGGCACTTCAATAGAAACCGAATGGTATCTGGCAAGAGTGCTGGGCGTTAAAGAACCCCGCGGCGTGGAATCCACTATGATGCTGGATACCTATTCCAAACGCGGCACAGGAGTAGGCGCAGACATCAATTATAAAAAAGAAAACTACTTCGGCGACATCAACGGATATATCATCAATGACAAGGGCGAAGACGACCTGGGAAGAAACAGGAAAAACATCGAGCCTGACCAGACAATGAGAGGAATGTTCAATTTCCAGCACAGGCACTTCCTGCCCGAACACTGGCAGCTTACGCTCGAATCAAGTTATATGTCGGATGAACACTTCCTTGAGGCGTTCAGACGCGAAGATTATTTCGAAGGAAGAGGCAGGGAAACGAGCGTACATCTGAAATGGATTAAAGACAATCAGGCATTCGCTGTCCTGGGCAGATGGCGAATAAACAAATGGGCAGACCAGCTCGAAGACCTTCCATCGGCGCAATATCATTTGACAGGCCAGTCGCTCTGGGACGATAAACTTACATTATACAACGACAGTATGCTCGGCAGATTCAGACAGCGAGTCGGTGAAAACCATAATTTCTATTTGAAAGACGAATACTACACTTTCGGCTACAACAGAACGGAAATCGATTTTCCGCTGCAATATAAAAAAGGGAGCATCGTTCCGTTTGTCGCCGGCACTTATGGCTATGACGACAGAAGCGGCTTTTCACAGGATGCGACCGCCGGCACAGGACCAAACGGCGAAGAGAATGTTTTCATCGGCGAAGCAGGCCTGCGAACATCGACGCAGTTCTGGAAGCAATATAAGTATGATTCCAAATTCTGGGACGTTCACGGACTTCGGCATATTGTAAAGCCTTATGCAACCGCATCTGTATTCGCGGAAAATTCCAACTACGTGGAGCAGCGCGATGTTGTTACGCTGGGCGTATTGCAGAGATGGCAGACAAAACGCGGTCAGGGCGACAAGCAGCGGCTCATCGACTGGATGCGTTTGAATCTTGAATACACAAAAGTCAGCGACCCTTCCGACGACAGACGGGCAGACAGGTCTTTATGGAACAATCCGTTTGTTCCGCTTTCAACGCTCGTTGCGCCGGGAATTTACAACAGCGACCTGGGCAACAATTACAGAACATTCGAAGTATTCGGCCCGCAGCGCGACAGTGTCAACGGCGATTACATCTGGAGAATCAGCGACACAACAGCAATCCTTAGCGATTTTAACTGGGATGTCGCCGACTCCGAAATCGAGCAGTTCAACATCGGCCTTTCGAGAATGGTTTGGCCGAATTTGAGTTTATACGTCGGCACAAGATATATGAGAAGCGTCCAAACCAACTATGACGGCGACGACAGGAAAGGTTCGAACGCCTTTACCTTTGCGGCAACATATAAACTTACGCCGCGTTATACGCTGGCTTTCGCACACCAGTACGACTTCGAACGCAACGGCCTGATTGCGACACAGGTTTCATTAATCAGAAGATACAACAGACTTTATTACGCACTTTCTTATGGCGTGGACGAATCACTTGACAGACGCACGATAACCCTTACTATATGGCCGGAAGGCGTTGGCGAATTGGCTGCGGGTAAAAAAAATATGCTCGGACTGGAAAGCCCCGCTGAAAGAAATTATTAA
- the fba gene encoding class II fructose-1,6-bisphosphate aldolase, producing MALVTTEKMFKMAYKNGYAIGAFNVNNMEITQGIVEAVAERKAPLILQISRGARKYASMSYLKAIIDVAVKENPNIPICMHLDHGDTFESCKQCVDDGFTSVMIDASHHSFEDNIKITRQVVEYAHKHGVVVEAELGQLGGIEEDVVGLSHDDVASHLTDPNQAIEFVQKSGCDSLAVACGTSHGAYKFKAEPKLAFDVIQKVADKLPGYPLVMHGSSSVLPEFKDLINKYGGKMPDAVGVPEYAITKAGKMAVCKINIDTDLRMAMTAKIRQVFAEKPGEFDPRNYLGPAREAIKAMVIHKLDVLGCSGKAAECM from the coding sequence ATGGCTTTAGTAACCACAGAAAAAATGTTCAAAATGGCCTACAAAAACGGCTATGCAATTGGCGCATTCAATGTCAACAATATGGAGATTACGCAAGGTATAGTAGAAGCTGTTGCGGAAAGAAAAGCTCCTTTGATTCTGCAGATTTCCAGAGGCGCAAGAAAGTACGCTTCGATGAGTTATTTGAAAGCGATAATTGACGTCGCAGTGAAGGAAAATCCCAACATTCCAATTTGTATGCACCTTGACCACGGCGATACATTCGAAAGCTGCAAACAGTGCGTTGATGACGGCTTCACATCTGTTATGATTGACGCTTCGCATCATTCTTTTGAAGATAATATCAAAATCACCAGGCAGGTAGTAGAATATGCTCACAAACACGGCGTTGTTGTCGAAGCGGAACTCGGCCAGCTCGGCGGAATCGAAGAAGACGTTGTCGGCTTATCGCACGATGATGTCGCAAGCCATCTGACAGACCCAAATCAGGCAATCGAATTCGTACAGAAAAGCGGTTGCGATTCATTAGCTGTCGCCTGCGGAACAAGTCACGGGGCTTATAAATTCAAAGCTGAACCGAAACTCGCGTTCGACGTAATACAGAAAGTCGCTGATAAGTTGCCGGGCTATCCTTTGGTAATGCACGGCTCAAGCAGCGTTCTGCCGGAATTCAAAGACCTTATTAATAAGTACGGCGGAAAAATGCCAGACGCAGTAGGCGTTCCGGAATATGCTATAACAAAGGCAGGCAAAATGGCTGTTTGCAAAATTAACATTGATACAGATTTGAGAATGGCAATGACCGCGAAGATTCGTCAGGTATTTGCTGAAAAGCCAGGCGAGTTCGACCCAAGAAATTATCTGGGACCGGCAAGAGAAGCTATCAAGGCGATGGTTATACACAAACTTGACGTACTCGGATGCAGCGGCAAAGCAGCTGAATGTATGTAA
- a CDS encoding proprotein convertase P-domain-containing protein, which produces MDRKHSKGLRSKCIIAVGTAVMLLCQTMVSGVIYTSFGTSVCQSFGSPEEKGVTIISQLYIPFRGTITDLDISLDLKHTSFCDLVITIESPTGVSATISIYDEDTFVKGKQSFGWITLDNESTIKIDFAQNLSVGSFLPTGLKPISRFYGRQSFGMWKIKICDQIYYDTGTLDGIRFDMAIEPDIPIAALAIPEPATLIFSIGGLFILFKKPR; this is translated from the coding sequence ATGGACAGAAAACACAGCAAAGGACTGCGCAGTAAGTGTATTATTGCCGTGGGGACGGCGGTTATGCTGCTTTGTCAAACAATGGTGTCAGGAGTCATTTACACATCTTTCGGAACATCGGTTTGTCAGTCTTTCGGCTCGCCGGAAGAAAAGGGTGTTACGATTATCTCGCAGCTTTATATTCCATTCCGCGGCACGATAACAGATTTAGATATCTCTTTAGATTTAAAACACACGAGCTTTTGCGATTTAGTCATTACCATCGAAAGCCCAACAGGAGTTTCCGCGACTATAAGTATTTATGACGAAGACACTTTCGTCAAAGGCAAACAAAGTTTCGGCTGGATAACTCTGGATAACGAAAGCACTATAAAAATCGACTTTGCACAAAACCTTAGCGTTGGTTCATTTTTGCCGACCGGCCTGAAACCGATAAGCAGATTCTACGGCCGACAAAGTTTCGGAATGTGGAAGATAAAAATTTGCGACCAAATATATTATGACACCGGCACACTCGACGGCATCCGATTCGATATGGCTATCGAGCCGGATATTCCTATTGCTGCGTTAGCAATCCCCGAACCCGCGACCCTCATTTTCAGTATTGGCGGACTATTTATTTTGTTTAAAAAGCCCCGATAA
- the tnpA gene encoding IS200/IS605 family transposase — protein sequence MAQSLAKILVHIVVSTKNHRPFLDIGIRPELYAYIAGILKANDSHAIKIGGIENHIHIFCTLPKCISLAKIIEEFKTSSSKWVKTKGPQYASFYWQNGYGAFSVSQSDADRVAKYIEAQEEHHRKASFEDEFRAFLEKYQVPYDERYVWD from the coding sequence ATGGCGCAATCGCTGGCAAAAATACTGGTTCATATCGTCGTTAGTACAAAAAACCATCGTCCATTTCTAGATATTGGCATTAGGCCTGAATTGTATGCCTATATTGCAGGCATATTGAAAGCCAATGATTCACACGCTATAAAAATCGGCGGCATAGAAAACCATATCCATATTTTTTGTACACTGCCCAAATGTATTTCGCTCGCAAAAATAATCGAGGAATTCAAAACAAGTTCATCAAAATGGGTCAAAACCAAAGGGCCACAATACGCATCATTTTATTGGCAAAATGGGTACGGTGCATTTTCGGTTAGTCAGTCTGACGCAGACCGTGTTGCCAAGTACATTGAAGCACAGGAAGAACATCACCGTAAGGCTTCATTTGAAGATGAATTTCGTGCGTTTTTGGAAAAATATCAAGTTCCTTATGATGAGAGATATGTGTGGGATTAA